The following proteins are encoded in a genomic region of Neomicrococcus aestuarii:
- a CDS encoding IclR family transcriptional regulator gives MVPKEQELTATQGAPAALLNGLAILECFSQAQPTLSVTEISNQVGLHKSTISRVLQGLAKAGYLIREESSGKYQLGLGVLSLAAPLLANLDPRLAARSYLEKLNEDTEETAALALWNGESAIVVDQIASPHQVKHTASIGTQYRLWNSSSVRSILANLPRPLVNDLVSEGKIISPEGTKDTSALVEELEAILASGYAVNDGNTTPEEFGVAAPIFDTQGKILGSIVVSAPRNRVEYQKKRELLIRSAVEAAKGITARLGKSSEN, from the coding sequence GTGGTTCCTAAAGAGCAAGAGTTAACGGCAACACAGGGCGCACCGGCCGCTTTGCTCAACGGGCTTGCCATTTTGGAGTGCTTCTCACAAGCGCAACCAACGCTCAGCGTGACTGAGATTTCCAATCAGGTGGGCCTCCACAAATCCACCATTTCGCGAGTTCTTCAGGGACTCGCGAAAGCCGGCTACCTCATTCGCGAGGAGAGCAGCGGCAAGTACCAGTTGGGGCTCGGGGTGCTCAGCCTGGCCGCGCCGTTGTTGGCCAATTTGGATCCTCGCCTCGCAGCACGCTCCTATCTGGAGAAGCTCAACGAGGACACGGAAGAGACCGCCGCCTTGGCCCTGTGGAACGGTGAAAGCGCCATCGTGGTTGACCAGATCGCCAGTCCACATCAGGTCAAACACACAGCAAGCATCGGCACCCAGTACCGACTGTGGAATTCCTCTAGCGTTCGTAGCATCTTGGCGAATCTTCCGCGACCACTCGTCAATGACCTCGTGAGCGAAGGTAAGATCATCTCCCCCGAGGGCACCAAGGACACCAGCGCGCTCGTCGAGGAGCTTGAAGCGATCCTTGCCAGCGGATATGCCGTCAACGATGGCAACACCACCCCTGAAGAATTCGGCGTGGCCGCGCCGATCTTTGACACACAGGGCAAGATTTTGGGCAGCATCGTGGTGTCCGCACCACGGAATCGCGTCGAGTATCAGAAGAAGCGTGAACTGCTCATTCGCAGTGCCGTCGAGGCCGCTAAGGGCATCACCGCCAGGCTCGGCAAGAGTTCGGAAAACTAG
- a CDS encoding isochorismatase family protein has protein sequence MSNEIYKSDEEYKETEAQLEALLEKAFGQGTAEMKARGFKRRVGFGTRPAVIHIDMANAWTRPDHAFTCRNMDTIIPACQDLNAAARAKGVPVIFITTAYDVLDVSLPSDMGLWSQKIPLETLDASTGAADIDSRIAPEPGELVITKKRASAFPGTFLNQFLTANRIDTLIVTGVTASACVRNTVEDAMAEGFRPIVVKEAVGDRVAGTVAWNLFDIDNKFGDVENLSTVVEYLNNLPRFEDTVPTPALSIVKQEAPAPEFAPAH, from the coding sequence GTGTCTAACGAGATTTACAAGTCGGACGAGGAATACAAGGAGACCGAGGCGCAGCTCGAGGCTCTTCTGGAGAAGGCATTCGGCCAGGGCACGGCAGAAATGAAGGCTCGCGGTTTCAAGCGTCGCGTCGGTTTCGGTACCCGCCCAGCAGTGATCCACATCGATATGGCTAACGCTTGGACTCGCCCGGACCACGCATTCACTTGCCGCAACATGGACACCATCATCCCGGCCTGCCAGGACCTCAACGCAGCAGCACGCGCTAAGGGTGTTCCGGTCATCTTCATCACCACCGCATATGACGTCTTAGACGTGTCCCTCCCATCTGACATGGGTCTGTGGTCGCAGAAGATTCCTCTCGAAACTTTGGACGCCTCTACGGGCGCAGCTGACATTGACTCCCGCATTGCTCCAGAGCCAGGCGAGCTCGTTATCACCAAGAAGCGCGCCTCAGCATTCCCAGGCACCTTCTTGAACCAGTTCTTGACGGCCAACCGCATTGACACCCTGATCGTCACTGGTGTGACGGCCTCCGCATGTGTCCGCAACACCGTTGAGGACGCAATGGCAGAAGGCTTCCGCCCCATCGTGGTCAAGGAAGCGGTGGGAGACCGCGTCGCCGGCACGGTTGCGTGGAACTTGTTCGACATCGACAACAAGTTCGGTGACGTGGAGAATCTCTCCACCGTTGTTGAATACCTCAACAACCTCCCACGCTTCGAGGACACGGTTCCTACCCCAGCACTGAGCATCGTGAAGCAGGAAGCACCAGCTCCTGAGTTCGCACCAGCGCACTAA
- a CDS encoding MFS transporter, producing the protein MDTQLTHDADTSPASLQKVPQAQLNKVVRASFAGTVVEWFDFAIYGYMATHLAAAFFSSEDPIIGLLETFAVFAVAFALRPLGGIFFGRLGDRIGRKSTLVLTVLLMSGSTAAIGLIPTHEQIGVWAAVLLVLARCLQGFSAGGEYAGATIYVVEHSPDHQRARNSSAMSSATFASFALAAGIGAILSRILPPEAMGEWGWRILFLLSVPLGLVAFYIRSKLQESPEFEALKENREEREAPPLKEVFRTQGPSMLKLGGFVMLTALSFYIYSTYMSTFLTVVVGLSKDLALFSSLISLTLAAIGAPFLGRLADRIGRRRTMQLSAGLLALLTIPSYLIAEQSTLLSATISQILIGLGAATANVVTSVLMSEMFSTDVRYTASGICYNITYAIFGGTAPFIATWLVASTGNGLSPAIYVSIIAVLAFLVATFAMPETAGKPLRRYSSEPLAA; encoded by the coding sequence ATGGACACCCAACTCACACATGACGCGGACACTTCTCCGGCAAGTCTTCAGAAGGTCCCGCAAGCCCAACTCAACAAAGTGGTGCGCGCATCCTTCGCGGGCACCGTGGTGGAGTGGTTCGACTTCGCCATTTACGGATACATGGCAACCCACCTCGCGGCAGCTTTCTTCAGTTCCGAGGATCCCATCATTGGGCTCCTAGAAACATTCGCTGTCTTCGCAGTCGCCTTCGCGCTCCGTCCTCTCGGCGGCATCTTCTTCGGCCGTCTCGGCGACCGGATCGGCCGCAAGTCCACTCTGGTCCTCACCGTTTTGCTGATGTCCGGCTCCACTGCGGCAATTGGTTTGATCCCTACGCACGAACAGATCGGCGTCTGGGCTGCCGTCCTCCTGGTGTTGGCGCGCTGCCTTCAAGGTTTCTCCGCCGGTGGTGAGTATGCCGGCGCCACCATCTACGTGGTGGAACACAGCCCCGATCACCAGCGAGCCCGCAACTCATCGGCCATGTCCTCGGCAACCTTCGCCTCCTTCGCGCTAGCCGCCGGCATTGGCGCGATTCTGAGCCGCATTCTTCCTCCAGAAGCCATGGGCGAATGGGGATGGCGCATCCTCTTCCTGCTCAGCGTTCCTTTGGGCCTCGTTGCGTTCTATATCCGTTCGAAGCTTCAGGAATCGCCAGAATTTGAGGCTCTCAAAGAAAACCGTGAGGAACGCGAAGCTCCACCGCTCAAGGAAGTCTTCCGCACTCAGGGCCCCTCGATGCTCAAACTGGGCGGCTTCGTGATGCTCACGGCGCTTTCCTTCTACATTTACTCCACGTACATGTCCACGTTCCTGACGGTCGTGGTGGGGTTGAGCAAGGATCTTGCGCTCTTCTCGAGCCTGATTTCCTTGACGCTCGCAGCGATTGGCGCACCTTTCCTAGGCCGCCTCGCGGACCGAATCGGGCGTCGTCGTACTATGCAACTTTCCGCAGGCCTTCTGGCCCTGCTCACCATCCCGTCCTACCTCATCGCGGAGCAGTCAACGCTACTCTCGGCAACCATCAGCCAAATCCTCATCGGCCTGGGCGCTGCGACGGCTAACGTGGTGACCTCGGTTCTGATGTCTGAAATGTTCTCCACGGACGTCCGCTACACGGCCTCCGGCATTTGCTACAACATCACCTACGCGATTTTCGGCGGAACCGCGCCGTTCATCGCCACCTGGTTGGTGGCGTCCACCGGGAACGGTCTCTCGCCGGCGATCTACGTTTCTATCATCGCCGTGCTCGCGTTCCTCGTGGCCACGTTCGCGATGCCAGAAACGGCAGGCAAGCCGCTGCGCCGTTACTCGAGCGAGCCGCTCGCGGCATAA